Proteins encoded in a region of the Panthera tigris isolate Pti1 chromosome B2, P.tigris_Pti1_mat1.1, whole genome shotgun sequence genome:
- the LOC122238851 gene encoding uncharacterized protein LOC122238851 gives MGQMQSTPLSLLLSNFRDVRARGHNLSLDIRKRKLIAYCRSEWLTFGVNWPTEGTFCLPVVLKVKSRIFLPGKEGHLDQIPYILVWQDLVENPPPWMASFLTAGSCQILAAKPINPPKPLTPTAPPVLPNSQDLLSLDPPPYQIPPLIPQAAPIPAAPAEPPVAQPIELENREAQPALMPSGGEVQGPAGCTRRRAPHEPGLRLPDSTVALPLREIGPPHDTGNPRLQYWPFSTSDLYNWKTQNARFSDNPKDLISLLDSVMFTHQPTWDDCQQLLRILFTTEERERIQLEARKLVPGDDGQPTANLDLIDAAFPLTRPPQDGWDYNTAEGNSSTPTRKFGPD, from the coding sequence ATGGGCCAAATGCAGAgcacccctctttccctcctcctcagcAACTTCAGGGATGTAAGAGCTAGAGGACACAACTTAAGCCTAGACATTCGCAAAAGAAAGTTGATCGCCTACTGCCGCTCTGAATGGCTCACCTTTGGGGTCAATTGGCCTACGGAGGGAACCTTCTGCCTCCCTGTGGTCCttaaagtaaaatcaagaattttcCTACCAGGGAAAGAAGGTCACCTGGATCAGATTCCCTATATTCTGGTGTGGCAAGATTTAGTGGAAAATCCACCTCCTTGGATGGCCTCTTTCTTAACAGCAGGGTCATGCCAAATCCTAGCGGCTAAACCTATCAACCCTCCCAAGCCGCTAACTCCAACTGCACCCCCTGTCCTCCCCAACAGCCAAGATTTACTTTCTCTCGACCCTCCCCCTTACCAGATTCCTCCCCTTATTCCGCAAGCTGCCCCTATCCCTGCTGCACCGGCAGAGCCTCCCGTAGCCCAGCCAATAGAACTAGAGAATAGGGAGGCTCAACCGGCGCTCATGCCTAGTGGGGGCGAAGTCCAAGGGCCGGCTGGATGCACCCGTAGGCGGGCCCCACATGAGCCAGGACTCCGCCTTCCTGACTCCACTGTAGCTTTACCCTTACGGGAAATAGGGCCTCCCCATGATACGGGGAACCCCCGACTTCAATACTGGCCCTTCTCTACCAGTGACCTATATAACTGGAAAACCCAGAATGCCCGATTTTCTGATAACCCTAAAGATTTAATAAGTCTCTTAGACAGCGTTATGTTTACCCACCAACCTACCTGGGATGATTGTCAGCAGCTCCTCCGAATCCTGTTCACCACCGAGGAGCGAGAAAGAATTCAATTGGAAGCAAGAAAGCTGGTTCCTGGAGATGACGGCCAACCCACTGCTAACCTTGATCTCATTGATGCAGCTTTTCCCTTGACCCGACCCCCACAGGATGGCTGGGACTACAACACGGCAGAAGGGAACTCCAGCACACCCACCAGGAAGTTTGGCCCAGATTGA